One window from the genome of Musa acuminata AAA Group cultivar baxijiao chromosome BXJ1-4, Cavendish_Baxijiao_AAA, whole genome shotgun sequence encodes:
- the LOC103982924 gene encoding mitogen-activated protein kinase kinase kinase 5 — translation MSPSSALDMPWWKSSSHNHILSSSSSSSSASQSTGGHRGSRRDVRFFPWSRRHPLPRLTRQRKLRHLTDVEIDELSLDDPAAVSFSAPVSMFANNLEAIPSRSVSSPILLPRPLPLPDAAAATPYRDSTSDRGLGFSHSNAIGFPLPSPLRASKRAEGDDGNGVAADPTSFASAVGSRLAYHTNYSSPDQVGISSNKSTISHRRKVFQDPNSSETMKFRLNIPAKSVPVSQFSSPVTSPVASPRRFSDVDFSASPIGFPGLQMWSAPEISSKGMMAVYPSRTSPEKTMYSPERSPLCSPRTKSPLLRSTNPSAPPSPVQTKLFAESPTAWHENGGSVNVHPLPLPPGASPSSQSNFGHQSAAKTEVSLKANHWQKGKLIGSGTFGTVYEATNRHNGSLCAMKEVNIIPDDAKSAECLKQLEQEIKFLSQFKHPNIVQYYGSETIEDRLYIYLEYVHPGSINKYVRQYCGAMTESVVRNFTRHILNGLIYLHSKKIMHRDIKGANLLVNVNGVVKLADFGMAKHLSGAAPTHSLKGSPFWMAPEMLQATMNKEIGYDLAVDIWSLGCTIIEMFTGKHPWSGLEGPQAMFKVLHKDPPIPETLSNDGKDFLQRCFRRNPAERPTANMLLEHPFVRNSHHYSIHGSLQAFAGIKLDNTFSPGDRGKSKSEPNVRRKHMPNGENNQSHPEIPELAVSRLSSRTAVEVFPSLSPPHASHASLSPVGSSANTQNGVQPGAANFQPYALPKR, via the exons ATGTCCCCCTCCTCCGCCCTCGACATGCCTTGGTGGAAGAGCAGCAGCCACAACCATATcctctcctcatcctcctcctcctcgtccgccTCCCAGAGCACCGGCGGCCACCGTGGCAGCCGCAGGGACGTCCGATTTTTCCCTTGGAGCCGCCGGCACCCCCTGCCCCGCCTCACCCGCCAGCGGAAGCTGCGCCACCTCACCGACGTCGAGATCGACGAGttgtccctcgacgatcccgctgCCGTCTCGTTCTCCGCTCCCGTCTCCATGTTCGCCAACAACCTCGAAGCCATCCCCTCCCGGTCCGTGTCGTCGCCGATTTTGCTGCCGCGCCCGCTCCCCCTGCcggacgccgccgccgccacgcCGTATCGAGATTCGACCTCCGACCGGGGGCTAGGGTTCTCGCATTCGAACGCCATCGGCTTCCCTTTGCCCTCTCCATTGAGGGCTTCTAAGAGGGCGGAGGGTGACGACGGGAATGGCGTAGCTGCCGATCCCACGTCTTTCGCATCTGCGGTAGGGAG TAGGTTAGCTTACCATACTAATTACAGTAGTCCAGATCAAGTTGGcatatcatcaaataaatcaactATTAGTCACAGGAGGAAGGTGTTCCAAGATCCAAATTCTTCTGAAACTATGAAATTTAGGTTGAATATTCCTGCTAAAAGTGTTCCAGTCAGCCAGTTCTCAAGTCCTGTTACTAGTCCTGTTGCCAGTCCTCGGAGATTTAGTGATGTAGACTTCTCAGCTTCTCCCATTGGGTTTCCAGGGCTTCAGATGTGGTCAGCGCCAGAGATCTCTTCCAAGGGTATGATGGCAGTTTATCCTTCACGCACTTCACCTGAGAAGACAATGTACAGTCCTGAACGTTCTCCACTTTGTAGTCCAAGAACTAAAAGTCCTCTATTAAGATCTACAAATCCTAGTGCACCGCCATCTCCCGTGCAGACAAAGTTGTTTGCAGAGAGCCCAACTGCATGGCATGAAAATGGTGGTAGTGTCAATGTCCATCCACTGCCTCTTCCTCCTGGGGCCTCACCTTCTTCACAGTCAAACTTTGGTCATCAGAGTGCAGCAAAAACAGAGGTATCACTGAAGGCAAATCATTGGCAGAAAGGAAAACTTATTGGAAGCGGAACATTTGGAACCGTTTATGAAGCCACCAACAG ACATAATGGTTCTTTATGTGCAATGAAAGAAGTTAATATAATTCCTGATGATGCCAAATCTGCTGAATGTTTGAAACAGTTGGAACAG GAGATAAAGTTTCTTAGTCAATTTAAGCATCCAAATATTGTCCAGTACTATGGGAGTGAAACA ATTGAGGATCGTCTTTACATATATCTAGAATACGTTCATCCTGGTTCAATTAATAAATATGTTCGTCAATATTGTGGAGCTATGACAGAATCAGTGGTGCGCAATTTTACTCGTCATATTCTCAATGGGCTGATTTACTTGCATAGTAAAAAGATCATGCACAG AGATATTAAAGGAGCTAATTTGCTTGTTAATGTAAATGGCGTTGTTAAGCTAGCTGATTTTGGGATGGCAAAGCAT TTAAGTGGAGCAGCACCCACTCATTCATTAAAGGGTTCACCATTTTGGATGGCTCCAGAG ATGTTGCAGGCTACAATGAATAAAGAAATTGGTTATGATCTTGCTGTTGATATTTGGAGTTTAGGCTGTACCATCATTGAGATGTTCACAGGGAAGCACCCATGGAGTGGTCTAGAAGGG CCTCAAGCTATGTTTAAGGTCTTGCATAAAGATCCACCAATACCTGAAACATTGTCCAACGACGGCAAGGACTTTCTTCAACGTTGCTTTCGTAGGAACCCTGCAGAGAGACCAACTGCAAACATGTTGCTTGAGCATCCTTTCGTTCGAAACTCCCACCATTACAGTATTCATGGTTCTCTCCAGGCTTTTGCAGGGATTAAACTT GATAATACATTTAGCCCTGGAGATAGAGGTAAATCAAAAAGCGAGCCAAATGTGAGAAGGAAACATATGCCTAATGG TGAGAACAATCAATCTCATCCTGAAATCCCTGAGTTAGCAGTCTCCCGTCTTTCTTCTCGTACTGCCGTCGAAGTTTTCCCTAGCTTGTCTCCTCCTCACGCAAGTCATGCTTCATTAAGTCCGGTTGGCTCCTCAGCGAACACACAGAATGGTGTTCAACCGGGTGCTGCAAACTTTCAACCCTATGCACTACCCAAACGTTAA
- the LOC135665086 gene encoding transcription factor RSL3-like, giving the protein MEPSMVLQEAGWSSSDATVPYDDDGSEMVAHLLGIYGSSSEQDCHDQLFCSWDNADASFDVHQYGGFFFGSHCGYDSYDASDVINVGSTSMNNNCDSISPLGGPTRLDDGETSSDEIAELGGAQDQVLQPERKSGSRSKDDVSSQSSKKARASTTVVKTPKRGKKRRNRSCDGEEESNTTTMNCRLNSCSYSWEDDSRALQDLSTGKGADQEPSTNPQSQYARKRRERINERLRILQNLVPNGTKVDISTMLEEAVHYVKFLQLQIKLLSSDELWMYAPIAYNGINIGLEIDISPQQPQ; this is encoded by the exons ATGGAGCCTTCGATGGTGCTTCAGGAGGCGGGATGGAGCTCATCGGATGCCACCGTACCATACGATGATGATGGTTCTGAAATGGTGGCACATTTGCTTGGCATCTACGGCTCATCCAGTGAACAAGACTGCCACGATCAGCTCTTCTGTTCATGGGATAATGCTGATGCCAGCTTCGACGTTCACCAGTACGGTGGCTTCTTCTTTGGATCCCACTGTGGGTACGATAGCTACGACGCGAGTGATGTGATCAACGTCGGCTCCACCTCCATGAACAACAACTGCGACTCCATCTCTCCGCTCGGCGGTCCGACTCGCCTCGACGACGGCGAAACGAGCAGCGATGAGATTGCGGAGCTCGGGGGCGCTCAGGATCAGGTGCTGCAGCCTGAAAGAAAGAGTGGATCACGTTCCAAGGATGATGTCTCCTCCCAAAGCTCAAAGAAGGCTCGAGCTTCCACCACT GTGGTGAAGACACCGAAGAGAGGCAAGAAGAGAAGGAACAGGAGCTGCGACGGGGAGGAAGAGAGCAACACCACCACCATGAATTGTCGTCTGAACTCCTGCAGCTACAGCTGGGAAGATGACTCGAGAGCCTTGCAAGATCTTAGCACGGGAAAGGGAGCAGATCAAGAGCCATCGACCAATCCACAAAGTCAATATGCAAGG AAAAGGAGGGAGAGGATCAACGAGAGACTGAGGATTTTACAGAACCTCGTTCCCAATGGAACAAAG GTTGACATTAGCACGATGCTGGAGGAAGCTGTCCATTATGTGAAGTTCTTGCAGCTCCAAATTAAG CTGTTGAGCTCGGACGAACTGTGGATGTATGCTCCCATTGCTTACAACGGAATCAACATCGGACTTGAGATAGACATTTCTCCACAGCAACCACAGTAG
- the LOC103982922 gene encoding probable N-acetyltransferase HLS1 isoform X2, whose translation MEMMETMAAAVEGGVVVIREYEAERDRVGVEAVERRCEVGPSGGGMSLFTDLLGDPLCRVRHSPPFLMLVAEVICGSESREIVGIVRGCIKTVACGARKPHRGSSTTTAPSPIYAKVAYLLGLRVSPAHRRRGIGLKLVERMEEWFKEKGAEYAYMATEKDNEASIRLFTGRCGYSKFRTPAILVQPVFAHRLTLPRAIAIVRLPAADAEALYRRRFAATEFFPRDIDAVLANPLSLGTFLAVPAGCAAAARWEGADAFLADPPSSWAVASVWNSKEVFRLEVRGAGRWRRALALASRAVDWALPWLRIPSVPDLFRPFGMYLMYGLGGEGPAAAAYARAVCRHAHNMARTDPGCRVVAAEVAACEPLREGIPHWSRLSCAEDLWCVKRLAEEYSDGALGDWTKAPPPPTIFVDPREF comes from the exons ATGGAGATGATGGAGAcgatggcggcggcggtggaagGAGGAGTGGTAGTGATCAGGGAGTACGAGGCGGAGCGGGACAGGGTGGGAGTGGAGGCTGTAGAGCGAAGGTGCGAGGTAGGGCCCAGCGGCGGCGGCATGTCCCTCTTCACCGACCTGCTCGGCGACCCCCTCTGCCGCGTCCGCCACTCCCCTCCCTTCCTCATGCTG GTAGCGGAGGTGATATGTGGGTCGGAGAGCAGGGAGATCGTTGGGATTGTGCGCGGGTGCATCAAGACCGTGGCCTGCGGCGCCCGGAAGCCCCACCGCGGCTCCAGCACTACCACCGCCCC TTCCCCCATCTATGCGAAGGTCGCGTACCTCCTCGGCCTGCGCGTCTCCCCCGCCCACCG ACGACGAGGGATCGGGTTGAAGCTGGTGGAGAGGATGGAGGAATGGTTCAAGGAGAAGGGGGCGGAGTACGCGTACATGGCGACCGAGAAGGACAACGAGGCTTCCATCCGCCTCTTCACGGGGCGGTGCGGCTACTCCAAGTTTCGCACCCCGGCCATCCTCGTGCAACCGGTGTTCGCGCACCGCCTCACCCTCCCCCGCGCCATCGCCATCGTCCGCCTCCCCGCTGCCGACGCCGAGGCCCTGTACCGCCGCCGCTTCGCAGCCACAGAGTTCTTCCCGCGCGACATCGACGCCGTTCTCGCCAACCCGCTCTCCCTCGGCACCTTCCTCGCCGTCCCCGCTGGCTGCGCCGCGGCGGCCAGGTGGGAGGGGGCGGACGCCTTCCTGGCGGACCCGCCGTCGTCGTGGGCGGTGGCGAGCGTGTGGAACTCCAAGGAGGTGTTCCGGCTCGAGGTGCGGGGCGCGGGGCGGTGGCGGCGGGCGCTGGCGCTGGCGAGCCGGGCGGTGGACTGGGCGCTGCCGTGGCTGCGGATCCCGTCGGTGCCCGACCTGTTCCGGCCGTTCGGGATGTACCTTATGTACGGGCTCGGCGGGGAGGGCCCCGCAGCGGCGGCGTACGCGCGGGCGGTGTGCCGGCACGCGCACAACATGGCGCGGACGGACCCGGGGTGCCGGGTGGTGGCGGCGGAGGTGGCGGCGTGCGAGCCGCTCCGCGAGGGGATCCCCCACTGGAGCCGCCTCTCGTGCGCCGAGGACCTGTGGTGCGTGAAGCGCCTCGCCGAGGAGTATAGCGACGGCGCCCTCGGCGACTGGACCAAGGCCCCGCCGCCGCCGACCATCTTCGTGGACCCCAGGGAATTCTAA
- the LOC103982922 gene encoding probable N-acetyltransferase HLS1 isoform X1, which produces MEMMETMAAAVEGGVVVIREYEAERDRVGVEAVERRCEVGPSGGGMSLFTDLLGDPLCRVRHSPPFLMLVAEVICGSESREIVGIVRGCIKTVACGARKPHRGSSTTTAPLTSLAKHHTAPSPIYAKVAYLLGLRVSPAHRRRGIGLKLVERMEEWFKEKGAEYAYMATEKDNEASIRLFTGRCGYSKFRTPAILVQPVFAHRLTLPRAIAIVRLPAADAEALYRRRFAATEFFPRDIDAVLANPLSLGTFLAVPAGCAAAARWEGADAFLADPPSSWAVASVWNSKEVFRLEVRGAGRWRRALALASRAVDWALPWLRIPSVPDLFRPFGMYLMYGLGGEGPAAAAYARAVCRHAHNMARTDPGCRVVAAEVAACEPLREGIPHWSRLSCAEDLWCVKRLAEEYSDGALGDWTKAPPPPTIFVDPREF; this is translated from the exons ATGGAGATGATGGAGAcgatggcggcggcggtggaagGAGGAGTGGTAGTGATCAGGGAGTACGAGGCGGAGCGGGACAGGGTGGGAGTGGAGGCTGTAGAGCGAAGGTGCGAGGTAGGGCCCAGCGGCGGCGGCATGTCCCTCTTCACCGACCTGCTCGGCGACCCCCTCTGCCGCGTCCGCCACTCCCCTCCCTTCCTCATGCTG GTAGCGGAGGTGATATGTGGGTCGGAGAGCAGGGAGATCGTTGGGATTGTGCGCGGGTGCATCAAGACCGTGGCCTGCGGCGCCCGGAAGCCCCACCGCGGCTCCAGCACTACCACCGCCCCCTTAACGTCCCTCGCGAAGCACCACACCGCCCCTTCCCCCATCTATGCGAAGGTCGCGTACCTCCTCGGCCTGCGCGTCTCCCCCGCCCACCG ACGACGAGGGATCGGGTTGAAGCTGGTGGAGAGGATGGAGGAATGGTTCAAGGAGAAGGGGGCGGAGTACGCGTACATGGCGACCGAGAAGGACAACGAGGCTTCCATCCGCCTCTTCACGGGGCGGTGCGGCTACTCCAAGTTTCGCACCCCGGCCATCCTCGTGCAACCGGTGTTCGCGCACCGCCTCACCCTCCCCCGCGCCATCGCCATCGTCCGCCTCCCCGCTGCCGACGCCGAGGCCCTGTACCGCCGCCGCTTCGCAGCCACAGAGTTCTTCCCGCGCGACATCGACGCCGTTCTCGCCAACCCGCTCTCCCTCGGCACCTTCCTCGCCGTCCCCGCTGGCTGCGCCGCGGCGGCCAGGTGGGAGGGGGCGGACGCCTTCCTGGCGGACCCGCCGTCGTCGTGGGCGGTGGCGAGCGTGTGGAACTCCAAGGAGGTGTTCCGGCTCGAGGTGCGGGGCGCGGGGCGGTGGCGGCGGGCGCTGGCGCTGGCGAGCCGGGCGGTGGACTGGGCGCTGCCGTGGCTGCGGATCCCGTCGGTGCCCGACCTGTTCCGGCCGTTCGGGATGTACCTTATGTACGGGCTCGGCGGGGAGGGCCCCGCAGCGGCGGCGTACGCGCGGGCGGTGTGCCGGCACGCGCACAACATGGCGCGGACGGACCCGGGGTGCCGGGTGGTGGCGGCGGAGGTGGCGGCGTGCGAGCCGCTCCGCGAGGGGATCCCCCACTGGAGCCGCCTCTCGTGCGCCGAGGACCTGTGGTGCGTGAAGCGCCTCGCCGAGGAGTATAGCGACGGCGCCCTCGGCGACTGGACCAAGGCCCCGCCGCCGCCGACCATCTTCGTGGACCCCAGGGAATTCTAA